From Planctomycetota bacterium:
GTTCGCGGGCGGCGGCGGGCGGGCGGTACACGCGGACCTCGACGGACGGGGCGGCCGGAGGGGGCGGCGCGGGGGGAGACGCGGAGACCGGCAGTTCCGCCGGCCGCGGAGGTTCGTTGAGGAAGTGAAGCGCCGCCAGCACGCCCAGGAGAATCACGGCTCCTGCGAAGACGAGCGCGGCGGCGGTGCGCGCCCCCGAGCCGGGCGCGCGGACGGGTCCCACCGCCCGCAGGCGCGTGGAGGTGGAACCGGAGACGATCCGCGGGAGCGAGGAAGGAGTGGCGGGGCGGGCGGCGGCGGGACGGCCGCCTTCGCGTAGCGTCCTCACCTGCATGAGGATCTCTTCCTGCTCCTTCAGCGACAGCGGCGCCAGGAGGTCCGGAAGGCATCGCTCGCAGGCCACCTGGTCCCGCAGGCGGACCGCCCGACCGGCGCGGAGATCCTCGGTGCTCAGACGAGTCTGGCACCGCGAGCAGTAGTAGAATTCTCGACCCAAGGGCGTTCCCCTTCCCCGGCACGTCCTCGCGACGTTCCCGAGATTCTATATTTCAAATATGGATTCCGAATTGCAACGATAAAAGCGTTCGGGCCGCGTCGAACGCGGACTTAGCCCCACTCGAAACCCGCGGCCGCGACGACGCGCGGGCCCGCCAGGAGCGGACGGGCTTCGGGATAGGTCATGCGCACGAGCCGCCGGCGGATGTCCATCCCGTAACGTTCCAGCAGCGCGGTGATCTCCGGGCGCCGCGGCGCATCCACGATCGCCGGCCGTCCCGCCAGGGCGCGGCCGGCGGCGCCCAGAAGGGCACGGGCCGCGCCGGGGGTCGCGGCGACCACCGGGCCCACGTGAGGAACGCGCCGGCCGGGGCGGAGCACCGCGTACCCCTCCACCCCGCTTCGGGACCGCACGATCCAGGCGGCGACGCCGGGTTCCGCGACGAGCCGCCGGAGAAGCGCGCCGCGATCGGCGCCGCAGGACGCGCGGTCGAAGGCGATGACGTCCTCGAGGGAGGCGGCCCCGAGGGGTTCCGGAGTCGTTTCCGAATCGGCCGCCGAAAGGGGACCTTCCCATCGGTCGATGGGTTCCACGTCGGCGAATCCCCGCGCCCGGTAGAGCGGCCGTCCGAGATCCGTGGCGTCCAGGCCCACGGCGTTCGGTCCCTCCGCAAGGGCCCGTTCGAGCGCCGCGGCGAGGATCCGCGTTCCGAGGCCTTTGCCGCGTTCGGCGGCGTCCACGAGGACCATGCCGATCCACCGGAGGCCCGGGGCGTAGGAGGCCACGGTGGCGGTGGCGATCAGGCGCCCTCCCGAGCGGCCCGCCAGGCAGCCGTTGGGGAAAAGCTCCAGCAGGCGCCTCCAGTCGGCTTCGTTCTGGTTCCAGCCCGCCTGCGTGGAAAGCCTGAGCGCGGCGTCGAGATCTTCAGGGGTCAGCGCGTCCAGCCGGAAGTCGTCCATGCTTCCGGGGGAGAGTATACCGGGAGGCCCCGCGTCAGGAGACGACGTATCGGGGATCCTCGGCGGCGGCCGGCGGAGCGGCGAACCCGGGGCGTCCGAGAAGCGCGAACGCCGTTTTCTTGCCCGCCTCGACGCCCGGCTGGTCGAAGGGGTTGACGCCGTAGAGCCGTCCGGCGAAGAGGGTCGCCGCTTCCAGGAGATAGAAGAGCGCCCCGACCGAACGGGCCGAAATCTCCGCCACCCGCAGCGTGGCGTTCGGGCGCCTCGCCTGGACGAGGGCGGACTCGGTTCCGCGCTTCATGGCCGTGAGGACCTCGCCGAACGTCTTTCCCTGGAGGAACGCGGGAGGCGCCTCGGCCGGGAGCGCCGCCGGGATGCGCGGGTCCACGCGGAACCGGCCGCACTCGAGGAAGACGACGTACTTGTCGGGCGGCCCTTCATTATAGAGCTGGATCTGCGAATGCTGGTCCGTGGTTCCGAGCGCCACGACCGGGGTGGGGCCGACCTGGGGGTTCTTTCCCAGGCTCTCGGCCCAGAGCTGGCGGAACCAGTCGGCGACATCCCGGAGCGCGCGGGCGTAGGGCATCATGACATGGATCCGCTTGCCGCGCGTCGTGTCCAGGAGGTGCGCCACGAGGGCGAAAACGTACGCCGGGTTGGCGCGCGGATCGGTCCGGCGGCAGAGGGCGTCCATCGCGGCCGCGCCTTCGAGAAGATCCGCCGGCTCGACGCCCAGAACGGCCGCCGGGAGAAGCCCCACGGGGGTGAGGACCGAGAACCGTCCTCCGACCGGCTCGGGCAGGTCGAACGCCGCGATTCCCTCCTCGCGGGCGAAGCGGCGGAGAAATCCTTTCTGAGGGTCGGTGGTGACGACGAGACGGCGCTTCCAGTCCGGTCCGCCCCGCTCGCGCAGGAGCTTGAGGGCCAGAAGAAAGCCCGCCATCGTCTCGGTCGTGTCCCCGGATTTCGTGACCACGTGGAAGAGTGTTTCCTCGGGCCGGATCACCTCGAAGAGCGCCTGGGTTTCCTCAGGGTCCACGTTGTCGAGGACGTAGAAGCGGGGCGTCCGGCCCGCCTCGTTGTGGAACCGGTGGGAGAGGGCCGTGTGGACCGCGATGGCCCCGAGAGCCGATCCGCCGATGCCGATCTGGACGAACGCGCGGAATCGCCCGCGGTGCTCGCGCGCGTAGGCCGCGACGGCGTCCGCGGCCGTCCGGTCGTGGGGCAGGCGGGTGAAGCCGTGAACGCCGCGGCGGCATTCCTCGTCGAACCGCGCGCACAGGTCGCCCGTGCGGGCGATCGCCCGATCCAGGTCCGCGGGCGCAAGCCCGTGCTCCGGGCCCACGCGGTCGGCCATGACGTTCTGATAGGTGAAGGCGATCATGGGTTGTTCCACCGACGGAGTCC
This genomic window contains:
- a CDS encoding GNAT family N-acetyltransferase translates to MDDFRLDALTPEDLDAALRLSTQAGWNQNEADWRRLLELFPNGCLAGRSGGRLIATATVASYAPGLRWIGMVLVDAAERGKGLGTRILAAALERALAEGPNAVGLDATDLGRPLYRARGFADVEPIDRWEGPLSAADSETTPEPLGAASLEDVIAFDRASCGADRGALLRRLVAEPGVAAWIVRSRSGVEGYAVLRPGRRVPHVGPVVAATPGAARALLGAAGRALAGRPAIVDAPRRPEITALLERYGMDIRRRLVRMTYPEARPLLAGPRVVAAAGFEWG
- a CDS encoding glucose-6-phosphate isomerase, with the protein product MIAFTYQNVMADRVGPEHGLAPADLDRAIARTGDLCARFDEECRRGVHGFTRLPHDRTAADAVAAYAREHRGRFRAFVQIGIGGSALGAIAVHTALSHRFHNEAGRTPRFYVLDNVDPEETQALFEVIRPEETLFHVVTKSGDTTETMAGFLLALKLLRERGGPDWKRRLVVTTDPQKGFLRRFAREEGIAAFDLPEPVGGRFSVLTPVGLLPAAVLGVEPADLLEGAAAMDALCRRTDPRANPAYVFALVAHLLDTTRGKRIHVMMPYARALRDVADWFRQLWAESLGKNPQVGPTPVVALGTTDQHSQIQLYNEGPPDKYVVFLECGRFRVDPRIPAALPAEAPPAFLQGKTFGEVLTAMKRGTESALVQARRPNATLRVAEISARSVGALFYLLEAATLFAGRLYGVNPFDQPGVEAGKKTAFALLGRPGFAAPPAAAEDPRYVVS